Genomic window (Granulicella arctica):
CAGACCTTCGAGGCGTGCGGGTGTGTGGCCGCTGAGGGCTGATTTCAACTCCTCGAAAACATCGCCTTCAAACGTGCGGCGCTTCCTGCCCTCGTCGATGACAATGTGTCGGCCACGAGAGACGATCTTCTTGTATGGCTGAATGCCGATAAACGTATAACGGCCGACATGCTCGCCACCCTCGACAGACTCGAGCAGGAACGCTTCCGGTTCTTCGCTGGCGATGCGAAGAAAGGCCGAGACAGGCGTTTCGAGATCTGCGGTAACGGTGCGGTAGACCGGGACGAGGGTGTGGTGCTTCGCCAGTTTGTCGAAGTCGCGGGGTGTTGGGGTATTGACTGCTTTCGTTGGCACAGGAGCTCCGTTGCCATGGTAAATGCAAGGCGACTATCAGACGGCGCAGGCAGCGAAGAACCAGAAAGAACCGTGTTCATGGAGAATTGACGGCACCTTTCCGGGTTGCGGGTCATCCTTAGTAGAGTGGCTTGTTTGCAGGTCGTCTTCTGAGCGGCCTATACTCCCCAGTTTGGGCGTATACCGGTGTTCCCAAGCTGTATGCTCGTCGCAAGCTGTAGGCGCGAGGGCATCCACGATGGCCGGAGAATCGTTAATACCAGCAGGACTTGAAAAGGATTGTAAAACCATGGCAACACTCGCTCCTCCCCTCCCCCCACAACTTTCCTTTGAACAGGAGACCAACCCCTGGGAAGCCCAGGCGGCCCGCTTCGACTTTGCAGCCAGGAAACTCAACCTCGATCCGGGCATCTGGAAGGTGCTTCGCTACCCGGCCCGCGAGCTGATCGTGCACATTCCGGTCGGCATGGATGACGGAACGATCGAGGTATTTACCGGCTATCGGGTGCAGCACTCGGTTGCGCGTGGACCGGCTAAAGGCGGCATCCGCTATTCGCCGGATGTGTCGCTCGACGAGGTTCGCGCGCTCGCAAGCTGGATGACGTGGAAGTGCGCGGTCGTCAACATCCCGTTCGGCGGCGCAAAGGGCGGCGTAATCTGCGATCCGAAGAAGATGTCGCAGGGTGAGTTGGAACGCATGACACGGCGGTATACGGCCGAGTTGATCGAGTTCATCGGACCTGAGAAGGACGTTCCCGCTCCCGATATGGGAACCGACGAGCAGACCATGGCGTGGATCATGGACACCTATTCCATGCACATGCGGCAGACGGTGACGGCAGTTGTGACGGGCAAGCCGGTCAACATCGGCGGCTCGCGGGGCCGTCGCGAGGCGACAGGACGCGGAATCTCCGTCGTCTGCGATCAGGCTTTGCGCTATCTCGGCATGCCGGTTGAAGGCTGCCGGGTTATTGTTCAGGGATTCGGCAATGTCGGCTCAAATGCCGCCAAGCTTCTCAGCGAGAAGGGTTACACGATCATCGGCATCGCCGAGTACGACGGCGGAATCTATAACGCGTCGGGCATCGACATCGCGGCGCTCACCGAGCATCGGCGTGTTGCGGGGACCATCGTCGGCTTCAAGGGTGCCGAGGTGGCTGACAAACATGAGTTGCTCACGCGCTCGTGCGAGATCCTGATTCCGGCGGCCACCGAGAATGTGATTACTAGCTTGAATGCGGCGGATCTAAACTGCCGGATTCTTTGCGAGGGCGCAAATGGGCCGACGACGATTGTTGCGGATGACATCCTTGCAGAGAAGGGCATCTTCGTCATTCCAGACATTCTTGCAAATGCGGGCGGTGTGACAACGAGCTACTTCGAATGGGTGCAGGATCGCATGGGCTATTTCTGGACCGAGGCCGAGGTGAATCAGCGGTTGGACAGCATCATGATTCAGAGCTTCGTCGATGTGATTCGCTATGCTGAGTCGCACGCGGTAAATAATCGAATCGCCGCTTATATGCTGGCGATCGATCGCGTGGCGTATACGACGAAGCAGCGCGGCTTCTACGCTTGACGGGCTGCCCCGTTTCTCTGAAACGTACTCAGTACTGGACTTGAACGGTGACCGGTACGGTGACGAGATCGCCCAACGCGAGAGCCTGGGTTCCGACTGCGGTTCCATTGAGCTGGAAGGTGTAGGTTCCCGGCTTGGTGCCGAGGTCGGTGCAGTGGCCGCAGCCGGCGAGTCCGATGGTTGTGGAGATCGCGATGAGGCCGAGCAGGCCGCGAAGCCAGATGCGACGGCGTGGAAGCCAGAGCAGGAGCAGGCCTGCAAGTACCGGGCCGATGTAGTTGAGGCTCGCGCTGTTTCCGTAGAAGTAAGGCGTTGTTGATCCGCAATCGTGGGGCGCGGCGGTGGTGAAGGCGAGTGCCGTGTTGCCGCCGCCACCAGGAATGGTATCAATCGCGAAGGTACAGGAAGCCTCAACCGGCAGGTCGGCGCAGGTGAGTTTGACCGGCGTGTTGTAAGCACCAACAGGTGAGACGGTCACCAGAAGTGACGTTGAGAGGCCGATGCCAGCCAACGCGGGGCCGGACGCCAGATCAGTGACCGTGATCGTATAAGCGTTGGTCCCGCTGGAGAACACAACTTTTGGCGCCACGTTTGCAGCAGGTTTGCTGGTTTGTGCGGAGATGCAGGGCACAAAAAGACCAAGGGCGATAAGGACGAGGAGCCGAGGCAGAGGCATAAGGGACCATCAGTTTTCCAGTGAGGATGAGTCGACTCTACCATGTCAATGTGAACAGCTGTCCTGATACGGCACTGTTGTTGCTGTGACTGACGTTTCGCGAGCAGGTGCGCGATGTGGCAGAATGCTAGCATCTGCCGTGTGTGACGGCCTCCATGCTGCGCTATGCGTTGGCCTACCTTCATGAACCTGCCTAACTCCATCACGCTGAGTCGCATCGCGAGCATCCCGCTTCTAGTCTGGGTGCTCTCGTCTGCCTTCCCATGGCATGGCGGGCACGGTTTGACGGGTCTTGCTGGCGGTCAGCAGGAGCTTGTGGCGTCGGTACTGTTTATTGCTGCGAGCATCACCGATGGACTTGACGGCTACCTTGCTCGGCGTCGCGGCCAGATCACGACGATGGGCATTCTGCTTGATCCGCTGGCGGATAAGCTCCTGGTCTCTACGGCGTTCATCATTCTGGTGGCGTATACGCCGCAGATTGTTCCGCCCTGGGTAGCGACCGTGGTGATCGGTCGGGAGTTCCTTGTGTCAGGGCTGCGTTCGATTGCCTCAGCGGAGGGCTTTACGATCGAGGCGAGCGAGATCGGCAAGCTGAAGACTGTGATCCAGATCGTCTCGGTGGTGGCGGCGATCCTGGCACATCGATGGCTCTACTGGAACTGGTTCGGGTTCATCGTCGGCGTTCACCTGATTGCGGTTACGGCCATCTACTGGATGATTGTGGTTTCTATCATCTCGGCTGTGGACTACTTTGTCGGCTTCTGGAAGAAGATCGACCATGCGTCGAACACGCAGCGGAAGAGTGCGGTGCTCAGCCGGCGCAAGCCGAAGGTTCCGGTTGGTGGCCCGGAACAGTCTACCCGTGCGCTGTAGGACACTCTTCCCTCTGCCTGATATTTTTCAGTTTCGGGGTGGAGTTTAAGTCGCTTGTTTGCAAGTACTTAGGTCGCGAGGTCCAGCTAAAGTATTCTATCCATTGCGTTTAGAGGCAAACTACTCATTCTGAAAGGCTTGAGAGTGTGCGTTCAAAGCCCCGGCTTGTGGCTGGGGCTTGATTTGCCTCTGTTCTCAGTATATTGGATAGGGTGGAACTAACCGGCCAACTTTCTTTCACTCTTTTCTTCATGTAAGTTGTTCTTTTCAGGCGAGTTGCGCTTTGTGCGGTAAAGGGTGGGCTTGACAGTTCTTTTGGAAGGTTAGATCGAGGGACCAGAAGCGATGACGACGATGATGCGGGAGCGGATGTTACTCGGGCTGGCGTTGGTGATGCTGGCGGCGGGAGCGGTGTTGCCGATGATGCATCAGGTGGCTGCGGGATCGGTAGTGCGATGGATTGCGGTGGTGCTGCTGTGTGGTTTTGCCATGGGACGTCGTTCGCTGACGCCCTGGATCTTTGTAGCTATGGTGGCGGGTGCGGAGATCGGCTTCGATGCGCCGGGCTTTGCGGTGCAGTTGCGCGTGTTGAGCGATATCTTCCTGCGACTGATCAAGACGATTGTGGCCCCGCTGATCCTCGCGACGCTGATTACGGGAATCGCCGGGCATGGGGATATGAAGAGCGTGGGGCGGATGGCGTGGAAGAGCCTGGTCTACTTTGAGGTGATTACGACGCTGGCGCTGGTGATCGGGCTGGTGGCGATCCGTGTGACCCAGGCCGGGGTTGGTCTGAGCGTTCCTATCGCGGCTGGGGCGACGGGGTTAGCTGCACCTCCGGTACAGCACTGGCAGGACTTTATCCTGCATACCTTTCCCGAAAACATTGTGAAGGCGATCTACGAGGGGCAGATTCTGCAGGTGTCGGTGTTTGCGGTGTTCTTTGGGATTGCGCTGGCGCTGCTGCCGGAGTCGAAGCGCGCTCCTGTGCTGCGGCTTACGGAGAGTCTGAGCGAGGTGATGTTCGGGTTCACCAATCTCGTGATGTACTTTGCGCCGGTAGCGGTGGGGGCGGCGCTGGCTTATACGGTGGGGCAGATGGGCGCGGGGGTTCTGGTCAACCTTGGCAAGCTGGTGCTGACGTATTACGGCGCGCTGATCGCGCTGGCGGTACTGGTGATGCTGCCGGTCATGCTGCTGTTCCGGATCCCGGTGCTGGGGTTTGTGCGGGCGGTGGCGGAGCCAGCTTCGATTGCGTTTGCGACGAGTGCGAGCGAGGCGGGGCTGCCACGCGCGATGGAGGCCATGGAGGCGTTCGGGGTGCCGCGTAAGGTGGTGGCGTTCGTGATTCCAGCCGGGTACAGCTTCAATATGGATGGCGCGGCAGTCTATCTGACGCTGGCGTCAATGTTTGTGGTGCAGGCTGCGGGAATGCATCTTTCGCTGGGCGCGCAGATTGGCATGGTGCTGATGTTGATGCTGGCGAGCAAGGGCGTGAGCGGCGTTCCGCGAGCGACGCTGATGGTGTTGATGGCGGCTGCGGCGTCGCTACAGCTGCCGCCGGAGCCAATCTTCGTGATTCTTGGAATCGATGCAGTGATGGATATGGGGCGGTCGACGGCGAACTTAGTGGGGAACTGCCTGGCAAGTGCGGTGGTTGCGCGGTGGGAAGGAACGTTTGGCATGGAGCTTCCGAGTGCGGTGGTGGTGGAGGGAATGGCGGAGTAGAAATTCACTTGCCGGATTCAGTTTTTTTGTCATGATCACTTCATCCCGGCTTCATGATCGCGGGCTATGCTGGCCACCACATCTTGTGAGGAGTTGTGCGATGAAGAAGCTGCTTGACGACGACGTTACGCCTGACACGAAGAAGAAGCCCAAGCCGACGACACCGCCGTTGCCAACGTCCACCCCAGCCCCTACAGGCGGAGGCGGGCAGCCGGTGTTCTCTCAGCCTCTTCCGTCGCCTGATCCAACCGGGTTCAAGAATCCTGTGACGGACCAGAAAGATATTGAACTGAAGAGCCTTGGCGCGGTGCCTATGCCGCGAGGTGGTGCGGTGGAGCCGGTGCTGACGCTGGCTGCAGTGTACGGAAGCGCCGGAGCGGCGAAGGTGGCGGCGCTTACGGCGGCGGGGCAGATCGTCTTCCACTCGGTCGGGGATACGGGAAATGTACAGGGACCGCAGATGCAGTCGCTGGTGGCGGACAAGATGGTGTCGGATTTTGTGGAGGCGAAGGCGGCCGATGTGCCATCGTTCTTCTTCAATCTCGGGGACATTGT
Coding sequences:
- a CDS encoding Glu/Leu/Phe/Val family dehydrogenase — its product is MATLAPPLPPQLSFEQETNPWEAQAARFDFAARKLNLDPGIWKVLRYPARELIVHIPVGMDDGTIEVFTGYRVQHSVARGPAKGGIRYSPDVSLDEVRALASWMTWKCAVVNIPFGGAKGGVICDPKKMSQGELERMTRRYTAELIEFIGPEKDVPAPDMGTDEQTMAWIMDTYSMHMRQTVTAVVTGKPVNIGGSRGRREATGRGISVVCDQALRYLGMPVEGCRVIVQGFGNVGSNAAKLLSEKGYTIIGIAEYDGGIYNASGIDIAALTEHRRVAGTIVGFKGAEVADKHELLTRSCEILIPAATENVITSLNAADLNCRILCEGANGPTTIVADDILAEKGIFVIPDILANAGGVTTSYFEWVQDRMGYFWTEAEVNQRLDSIMIQSFVDVIRYAESHAVNNRIAAYMLAIDRVAYTTKQRGFYA
- a CDS encoding dicarboxylate/amino acid:cation symporter; this encodes MTTMMRERMLLGLALVMLAAGAVLPMMHQVAAGSVVRWIAVVLLCGFAMGRRSLTPWIFVAMVAGAEIGFDAPGFAVQLRVLSDIFLRLIKTIVAPLILATLITGIAGHGDMKSVGRMAWKSLVYFEVITTLALVIGLVAIRVTQAGVGLSVPIAAGATGLAAPPVQHWQDFILHTFPENIVKAIYEGQILQVSVFAVFFGIALALLPESKRAPVLRLTESLSEVMFGFTNLVMYFAPVAVGAALAYTVGQMGAGVLVNLGKLVLTYYGALIALAVLVMLPVMLLFRIPVLGFVRAVAEPASIAFATSASEAGLPRAMEAMEAFGVPRKVVAFVIPAGYSFNMDGAAVYLTLASMFVVQAAGMHLSLGAQIGMVLMLMLASKGVSGVPRATLMVLMAAAASLQLPPEPIFVILGIDAVMDMGRSTANLVGNCLASAVVARWEGTFGMELPSAVVVEGMAE
- the pgsA gene encoding CDP-diacylglycerol--glycerol-3-phosphate 3-phosphatidyltransferase, producing MNLPNSITLSRIASIPLLVWVLSSAFPWHGGHGLTGLAGGQQELVASVLFIAASITDGLDGYLARRRGQITTMGILLDPLADKLLVSTAFIILVAYTPQIVPPWVATVVIGREFLVSGLRSIASAEGFTIEASEIGKLKTVIQIVSVVAAILAHRWLYWNWFGFIVGVHLIAVTAIYWMIVVSIISAVDYFVGFWKKIDHASNTQRKSAVLSRRKPKVPVGGPEQSTRAL